The following proteins are co-located in the Triticum aestivum cultivar Chinese Spring chromosome 1A, IWGSC CS RefSeq v2.1, whole genome shotgun sequence genome:
- the LOC123167166 gene encoding flavonol synthase/flavanone 3-hydroxylase-like, which yields MGSKGTFQMPVQELAGALGTPDVPAQYIARAHEEQQLAAVVVAPVPVIDLVCLSKHGDGTSDEAAKLRSAIKSFGLFMVSSHGIDAVMDNMMAASREFFRQPLEEKQRYANLNGGERFQFEGYGNDWVSSPDQIRDWTDRLYLNVEPEDERSIALWPAHPETFRNALHEYTKKCGEVKDDVLRAMAKLLELDDDDYFGEHFGEKPLTDVRCSYYPVCPRPELVFGLKPHSDATVVTVLMVDDRVGGLQVLKDGVWWDVPIVPHTLLMIIGDQTEIMSNGIFKSPMHKVVTNTKKERLSVALDYYVDPEREIEPSAQLVNEKRPALYSKVKVKDYFARSYNAFTEGKMVIDTVKI from the exons ATGGGAAGCAAAGGGACATTTCAGATGCCGGTGCAGGAGCTTGCTGGCGCCCTCGGCACGCCCGACGTGCCAGCTCAGTACATCGCGCGCGCGCACGAGGAGCAACAGCTCGCGGCGGTGGTCGTAGCACCAGTCCCTGTCATCGACCTCGTCTGCCTTTCGAAGCACGGCGACGGCACCTCCGACGAGGCGGCCAAGCTGCGGTCAGCCATCAAGTCATTTGGCCTCTTTATG GTCAGTAGCCACGGTATAGACGCGGTAATGGACAACATGATGGCCGCGTCAAGGGAGTTTTTCCGGCAGCCGCTCGAAGAGAAGCAGAGATACGCCAACCTGAACGGCGGCGAGCGGTTCCAGTTCGAGGGGTATGGAAACGACTGGGTGAGCTCGCCGGACCAAATCCGTGACTGGACTGACCGCCTCTACCTCAATGTGGAGCCAGAGGATGAGCGGAGCATCGCCCTCTGGCCAGCACATCCCGAAACCTTTAG GAATGCTCTGCACGAGTATACGAAGAAATGCGGGGAAGTGAAGGACGATGTGCTCAGGGCAATGGCGAAGCTGCTGGAACTTGACGATGATGATTACTTTGGGGAACACTTTGGGGAGAAGCCTCTCACTGACGTGAGATGCAGCTACTACCCGGTGTGCCCGAGGCCAGAGCTCGTGTTTGGCCTCAAGCCCCACTCCGATGCAACTGTTGTTACAGTCCTTATGGTCGATGACAGAGTGGGTGGCCTACAAGTTCTCAAAGATGGGGTCTGGTGGGATGTACCGATCGTACCTCACACGCTACTCATGATTATAGGAGATCAAACTGAG ATAATGAGCAATGGGATCTTTAAGAGCCCTATGCACAAGGTCGTGACAAACACAAAGAAAGAGAGGCTATCGGTGGCACTAGACTACTATGTTGATCCTGAGAGAGAAATCGAGCCATCGGCTCAGTTGGTCAATGAGAAGAGGCCGGCGTTGTACTCAAAAGTGAAGGTTAAGGACTACTTTGCCAGAAGTTACAACGCTTTTACTGAAGGGAAAATGGTTATCGATACAGTGAAGATCTAA